Proteins encoded in a region of the Pseudothermotoga elfii DSM 9442 = NBRC 107921 genome:
- a CDS encoding ribonuclease HII, translated as MRSELFAYDRFYKQNFGTVIGVDEAGRGCLAGPVVAAAVILEVQLDVFDSKQLTAQKREELFLQIMNSAEVGIGIATPEEIDLYNIFNATKIAMNRALASLNKKDAYVLVDGKSLNLSQQGVCIVKGDEKSASIAAASIVAKVLRDRIMVAYDRIYPCYGFSKHKGYGTVHHLNAIREFGPTVFHRLSFSPVLSNLSVKKVHDLFSENINCERAKVILRKLSSS; from the coding sequence ATGAGATCTGAACTTTTCGCATACGACAGATTTTATAAACAGAATTTTGGTACTGTGATCGGTGTTGATGAGGCAGGTAGAGGCTGTCTTGCTGGTCCTGTTGTTGCGGCAGCGGTAATTTTAGAAGTTCAATTAGACGTGTTTGACTCAAAACAGTTAACTGCGCAAAAACGCGAAGAATTATTTTTGCAGATAATGAATTCAGCTGAGGTTGGAATTGGCATTGCTACACCTGAAGAAATAGATCTCTACAACATATTCAATGCAACCAAAATAGCTATGAACAGAGCTCTGGCATCTCTGAATAAAAAAGATGCATACGTACTTGTGGATGGCAAATCATTAAATCTTTCTCAGCAGGGCGTCTGTATTGTTAAGGGTGATGAAAAAAGTGCTTCAATAGCAGCAGCGTCAATTGTTGCAAAAGTTTTGAGAGACAGAATAATGGTTGCATACGACAGAATTTACCCATGTTATGGCTTTTCAAAGCACAAAGGTTATGGAACAGTTCATCACTTAAATGCTATTCGGGAATTTGGTCCTACTGTTTTTCACCGTTTGAGTTTTTCCCCTGTGCTCTCAAATTTATCCGTTAAAAAAGTTCATGACCTCTTTTCGGAAAATATCAACTGCGAGAGGGCAAAAGTCATACTCAGAAAACTGTCTTCTTCATAG
- a CDS encoding potassium channel family protein, whose amino-acid sequence MRKKREGMYIIIVGCGRIGSMVASRMSASGSNVVVVDSRENAFDTLSEEFTGFKIIGDATEISHLKEAKVDRADVVIALTGNDNTNFMVSTVAKRYFGVKKVISRVNEPDNEKIFQEFDIEVISQTTLVANEIIQKLTLEGLD is encoded by the coding sequence ATGAGAAAGAAACGTGAAGGAATGTACATCATAATTGTTGGCTGTGGCAGAATAGGTTCAATGGTTGCTTCACGGATGTCTGCCTCTGGAAGCAATGTGGTTGTTGTGGATAGCAGGGAAAATGCCTTTGACACCTTATCAGAGGAATTTACCGGCTTCAAAATAATTGGAGACGCTACTGAAATATCCCATTTAAAAGAAGCGAAAGTTGATAGAGCTGACGTGGTTATCGCTTTAACAGGAAATGACAATACAAATTTTATGGTGTCAACTGTTGCCAAACGCTATTTTGGAGTAAAAAAGGTTATATCCCGGGTGAATGAACCGGATAACGAAAAAATATTCCAGGAATTTGACATTGAAGTGATTTCACAAACCACACTTGTAGCAAATGAAATAATACAAAAACTGACTTTGGAGGGGCTCGATTGA
- the glnA gene encoding type I glutamate--ammonia ligase, producing MEYKDVVEMIRKEDIQFIRLQFSDISGNIKNVEIPSQELEKAFEKGIMFDGSSIEGFVRIEESDMYLKPDISTFAILPWTTNGSKSARFICDVYKPDGTPFDGDPRYRLKLIVEKARKMGFEAFAGPEIEFFVLPRDEKGFPQPTLLDFGSYFDLLPLDEVESLRSEVAVALKSMGIDVEASHHEVAPSQHEVDFRYGDLLKTADNTQTVKLVLKTIAIKHNLHVTFMPKPFFGINGSGMHTHLSLFKNGENAFYDQDSSDGLSKTLHHFVGGILKYTKEITAITNPIVNSYKRLVPGYEAPVNIAWSKANRSALIRIPAARKNSTRIEYRSPDPSCNAYLAFAVIVGAGLEGIEKKIEPPLPIEENIYAMSEEKRAEFKIDSLPGSLKEALEEMKNSELVKEILGDHIFKKFVELKRREWRDFSITVTDWEIRNYLRV from the coding sequence GTGGAATACAAAGATGTTGTTGAGATGATTCGCAAGGAAGATATTCAATTCATCCGCCTTCAGTTTTCTGATATTAGTGGAAATATCAAGAATGTCGAAATTCCTTCCCAGGAACTTGAAAAAGCTTTTGAGAAAGGCATCATGTTCGATGGATCTTCTATTGAAGGTTTTGTGAGAATCGAAGAGTCGGATATGTACCTGAAACCGGATATATCGACTTTTGCTATTCTTCCGTGGACGACCAATGGATCAAAGAGTGCAAGGTTTATCTGCGACGTTTACAAACCCGATGGTACTCCCTTTGATGGCGATCCTCGATACAGGCTCAAACTTATTGTAGAAAAAGCAAGGAAAATGGGATTTGAAGCATTTGCAGGTCCTGAAATCGAGTTTTTTGTACTCCCGAGAGATGAAAAAGGATTTCCACAACCAACTCTACTGGATTTTGGCAGTTATTTTGATCTTTTACCACTTGATGAAGTTGAGTCCTTAAGAAGTGAGGTTGCTGTTGCCTTAAAATCCATGGGAATAGATGTAGAAGCATCACATCACGAAGTTGCTCCGTCTCAACACGAGGTAGATTTTCGTTATGGTGACTTGTTAAAAACAGCAGATAACACACAAACAGTAAAACTGGTTTTAAAAACTATAGCAATCAAACACAATCTTCATGTAACTTTTATGCCAAAACCTTTCTTCGGAATCAATGGCTCAGGCATGCATACACATCTGAGTCTCTTTAAAAACGGGGAAAATGCTTTTTATGACCAGGATTCATCAGATGGTCTTTCCAAAACCTTGCATCACTTTGTCGGAGGTATCTTAAAGTACACTAAGGAAATAACAGCTATAACCAATCCGATCGTGAACAGTTATAAAAGGCTTGTGCCTGGATATGAAGCGCCGGTAAATATAGCCTGGTCAAAAGCTAACAGATCCGCTTTGATAAGAATCCCGGCAGCGAGAAAAAACTCCACCAGAATAGAGTATCGATCACCTGATCCATCATGTAACGCTTATCTTGCATTTGCAGTGATCGTTGGCGCCGGACTTGAAGGAATTGAGAAAAAGATAGAACCCCCACTACCAATCGAAGAAAATATATATGCAATGTCTGAAGAAAAGCGAGCAGAATTCAAGATAGACTCTCTTCCAGGTAGTCTCAAAGAGGCTCTTGAAGAAATGAAAAATTCTGAGCTTGTAAAAGAAATACTTGGTGATCACATTTTCAAGAAATTTGTCGAACTCAAGCGTAGAGAATGGAGAGATTTTAGTATAACAGTAACTGACTGGGAAATAAGAAATTATCTCCGGGTTTGA
- a CDS encoding cobalamin B12-binding domain-containing protein translates to MMKILGASIGSCVHNVGLLNFLEIAKQNNYETIYIGSAIPVDELVREIKKHDPDMIAMSYRLAAEALHNLLRELEEKLKKEKLMDKIFVFGGTIETANEARKFSFIKKCFDGSEEIDEIVLFLRGKAREKENLSFPQTLGERIKFKSPYPLIRHHIGLQSLDETANEIKKLAESELLDVISLAPDQNCQQFFFEPEKMDHSQDGAGGAPIRTKEDFVKLYEASRRGNYPLVRCYAGTTHMVEFSKLLKETINNAWAAIPIMWYSDLDRRSKRPLKEAIKENMDAIKWNGLNNVPVEVTDSHQWALRVCHDAVEVATAYLATFVAKKLGVREYVQQFMLETPSGLSPRGDIAKMIAKKEIVESLQDENFKIYRMVRTGLMSMPADLNAAMGQLSSSMFYGWALEPHIVHVVAYCESMRRASAKEIIESVKMARRAINLAMRGIVDPLGDEWVKKEKERIKEEAFMIIEAIKGLKDGNEDSLLDVDVLYEAVNTGILDAPALKGFSVAKGAVKTKIIDGLCRCVDEGGNILSEKERLFTLLGGRSI, encoded by the coding sequence ATGATGAAAATACTGGGAGCTTCTATAGGAAGTTGCGTGCATAATGTAGGATTGCTAAATTTTCTTGAAATAGCAAAGCAAAACAATTACGAAACAATTTATATTGGTTCAGCCATTCCTGTTGATGAACTTGTCAGAGAGATCAAAAAACATGACCCAGATATGATAGCAATGAGCTACCGACTTGCCGCAGAAGCCTTACACAATCTGCTCAGAGAATTGGAAGAGAAGCTTAAAAAGGAAAAACTTATGGACAAGATATTCGTCTTTGGTGGCACCATAGAAACTGCAAACGAGGCGAGAAAATTTTCGTTTATAAAGAAATGTTTTGACGGGAGTGAAGAAATAGACGAAATTGTTCTTTTCTTAAGAGGTAAGGCAAGAGAAAAAGAGAATCTGAGTTTTCCACAAACACTTGGTGAGCGCATAAAATTCAAAAGTCCTTATCCACTTATCAGACATCATATTGGTTTGCAAAGCCTGGATGAAACGGCAAATGAAATTAAAAAATTGGCAGAATCAGAATTGCTCGATGTTATATCTCTTGCACCAGACCAAAATTGTCAGCAATTCTTCTTTGAACCTGAAAAAATGGATCATTCGCAAGATGGTGCAGGTGGTGCGCCGATAAGAACAAAAGAGGATTTTGTCAAACTCTACGAGGCCTCGAGAAGAGGCAATTATCCGCTTGTTAGATGCTATGCAGGAACAACGCACATGGTAGAATTTTCCAAACTACTGAAAGAAACAATAAACAACGCCTGGGCTGCAATACCGATAATGTGGTACAGTGATCTGGATAGAAGATCAAAAAGACCACTGAAAGAAGCCATAAAAGAAAATATGGACGCTATAAAATGGAATGGTTTGAACAATGTTCCAGTCGAAGTTACCGATTCTCATCAATGGGCTTTAAGGGTTTGCCACGATGCTGTAGAAGTCGCAACTGCTTATTTAGCAACTTTTGTGGCTAAGAAGTTAGGAGTGAGGGAGTATGTTCAGCAGTTTATGCTTGAAACTCCTTCGGGCCTGTCACCACGCGGAGACATTGCAAAAATGATAGCGAAGAAAGAAATTGTTGAATCTTTGCAGGATGAGAATTTCAAAATCTATAGAATGGTGAGAACAGGTTTAATGTCCATGCCGGCAGATTTAAATGCGGCTATGGGGCAGTTATCTTCATCCATGTTTTATGGATGGGCACTTGAACCACACATAGTTCATGTGGTTGCATACTGTGAATCGATGAGAAGAGCCTCTGCAAAAGAAATAATAGAAAGTGTCAAAATGGCAAGGAGAGCTATAAATCTTGCAATGAGAGGCATTGTAGACCCTCTTGGTGATGAATGGGTGAAAAAAGAGAAAGAGAGAATAAAAGAAGAAGCTTTCATGATAATTGAAGCAATAAAAGGATTAAAAGATGGCAATGAAGATAGTTTGCTCGATGTCGATGTGCTGTATGAAGCTGTGAATACAGGCATTCTGGATGCACCGGCATTAAAGGGTTTTTCAGTGGCGAAAGGTGCTGTGAAAACCAAAATAATAGATGGTCTCTGCAGATGCGTAGATGAAGGTGGAAATATTCTTTCAGAAAAGGAAAGGTTGTTTACTCTGCTCGGGGGTAGATCAATATGA
- a CDS encoding D-alanine--D-alanine ligase family protein, with product MRVAVVYDKSNLDESREKMVQSVFETLSKHFEAELVAFEDQFIDKVTQFDAVFNLSTAAMQTHVPAILELLKIPSTGSGIIGHALCIDKTITKIILNHYGVPTPKFISLEPGQETIPPIDFYPVIVKPSREGSARGLSADSVVKEDFALKKAVKVIHNEFHQPALIEQFVDGREFSVGIVAGEILPILEIDFSTLPDGLERFYSYRVKHYYGEQTRYICPAQIDTGLKDRISEYALTAFKALRLRNYARMDLRVKDGQIYFLEVNSLPMLTPGYSDIVKMAEAAGYTYEDLIMKIFMDAIENYEI from the coding sequence ATGAGAGTGGCTGTTGTTTACGATAAGTCCAATCTCGATGAATCGAGAGAAAAGATGGTTCAATCCGTATTTGAAACCTTATCAAAACACTTTGAAGCAGAGCTTGTGGCTTTTGAAGATCAATTTATTGACAAAGTAACTCAATTCGACGCGGTCTTCAATCTTTCAACAGCTGCAATGCAAACCCACGTCCCTGCGATCTTAGAACTTTTAAAGATACCGTCTACTGGCTCGGGCATAATTGGACATGCCTTGTGCATAGACAAAACAATTACAAAGATTATTTTGAATCATTATGGCGTACCAACACCAAAGTTTATTTCCTTAGAACCAGGACAGGAAACAATACCTCCTATAGACTTTTATCCGGTCATCGTCAAACCAAGTCGTGAAGGAAGCGCGCGTGGTTTGAGTGCAGATTCGGTCGTCAAAGAAGATTTTGCATTAAAAAAGGCTGTCAAAGTGATTCACAACGAGTTTCATCAACCAGCTTTGATCGAGCAATTTGTAGATGGTCGCGAATTCAGTGTTGGAATTGTTGCCGGGGAAATTTTACCCATCCTTGAAATAGATTTTTCAACATTGCCCGACGGATTGGAGAGATTTTATTCCTACAGGGTTAAACATTATTATGGAGAACAAACCAGGTATATTTGTCCGGCTCAAATAGATACGGGGCTAAAAGACAGAATCTCAGAATATGCTTTAACAGCTTTCAAAGCACTGAGACTAAGAAATTATGCACGAATGGATTTGCGCGTTAAGGATGGTCAAATCTATTTTTTAGAAGTCAATTCTCTCCCTATGCTTACGCCAGGTTATTCTGATATCGTGAAAATGGCAGAGGCAGCAGGATACACTTATGAAGATCTGATTATGAAAATTTTCATGGACGCCATAGAAAACTATGAGATCTGA
- a CDS encoding response regulator, which translates to MANILVVDDERNVRMLIKKILEEKGYSVTAVATAEEAVVELRKGMFDLVTLDLKLPGISGIELLKRMRQDGQVIPVLIVSAITNAIPVVEAMKNGASDYLSKPFPAQDLLKKVEDLLNKEEISFEKLERRIEEKISQGKLDIAERMARELFAINPSADAHYVYALVMEKLGNSELAYRYLRAALALDPNHKRAIKEIQRYEKET; encoded by the coding sequence ATGGCAAATATTCTGGTAGTTGATGATGAAAGAAATGTTAGAATGCTTATTAAAAAAATTCTTGAAGAAAAAGGCTATTCGGTCACGGCTGTGGCAACGGCAGAAGAAGCTGTAGTGGAGCTCCGTAAAGGTATGTTCGACTTAGTAACATTGGACCTGAAGCTGCCAGGGATATCTGGTATCGAGTTACTTAAAAGAATGCGGCAAGATGGCCAAGTTATTCCCGTGCTGATCGTTTCTGCTATAACAAATGCAATACCTGTGGTTGAAGCGATGAAGAACGGAGCCAGTGATTATTTGTCTAAACCTTTCCCTGCTCAAGATCTTCTGAAAAAGGTTGAAGACCTTCTCAATAAGGAGGAAATAAGTTTTGAGAAACTTGAACGTCGGATAGAGGAGAAAATTTCTCAGGGAAAGTTAGATATTGCTGAGCGCATGGCGAGGGAATTGTTTGCGATTAATCCCTCCGCTGATGCGCATTATGTTTATGCCCTTGTTATGGAAAAGCTCGGTAATTCAGAGCTCGCTTATAGATATCTGAGAGCTGCGCTGGCACTAGATCCAAACCACAAAAGAGCTATCAAGGAGATTCAGCGTTATGAGAAAGAAACGTGA